In the genome of Streptomyces sp. SAI-127, the window GTCGACCGGTTCGCGCAGTTCGGTGTCGGCCTCCACCGGGACGGTGAAGTCGCCGAAGGTGCCGCTGCGGATCTGGAGGCCGGCCCTGCGCAGGGTGGTCGCCGTGTCGTCGCCCGCCAGGCAGATCACGCGGTGTCCGGCGCGAGCGAGGAGGGCGGCGAGAAGGCCGCCGGTGCCGCCCGGGCCCAGGACGGCCACGGTGAGTTTCTGGTGCGCCGAGTCGTGCGCCATGTCGGATTGTTCCTCTCGTCGGTCGGCCCCGGAACCGGTGGCCGCCTCGTCGAGGATCATGACATTCGGAACGGGCGGACGGAAGCGCCGATCCGCTCGGGGAGGGAGACTGTCGGTATGTGCCGCAGTATCAAGACGCTTCGTCCGCCCGTGTTGCCCGAGGAGGCGACGGAGGAGGAGATCCGGGCCGCCGCGCTTCAGTATGTGCGCAAGGTGTCGGGCTTCCGGGCCCCCGCCGCCCACAACCAGGAGGTCTTCGACCGAGCCGTGGAGGTGATCGCGGAGGCTACGGCGGAGTTGCTGGCGGGCCTGGAAGTCCGCGGAGCGGCTCGCCGCGAGGCGGGGTGACCTGGGCGGGCGCGGGGGCCGCCGGCCGGGGTAGGCCGTGCTCGCCGCCGGGCGGGTGCCGCCTCGACTGGACCTGCCAGGGTTGAGTTGGGCTGACGCCGGGGCGCCACGCGAAGCGCGGCGCGACGGGGCGGGGCGGGATCAGCGTTCGAGCATCTGTGCCTGGGCCTCGGTGTGGGTGTCGCCGGCGGCGGGCGGCAGGCTGCTGAGCTTGTCGAGCTGCTCGGCGGTCAGCGTGACGGCGTCGGCGGCGGTGTTCTCCTCGACCCGGCTGACGCGCTTGGTGCCGGGGATGGGGGCGATGTCGTCCCCCTGGGCGAGCAGCCAGGCGAGCGCGACCTGCGCGGGGGTGGCGCCGACCTCTGCGGCCAGGGCCTTGACCTCGTCGGCGAGCGCCAGGTTGCGCTGGAAGTTCTCGCCGGTGAAGCGCGGGTTGTCGCGGCGGAAGTCGTTCTCGTCGAACTGGTCGATGGAGCGGACGGTGCCGGTCAGGAAGCCGCGGCCGAGCGGGGAGAACGGCACCAGGCCGATGTTCAGCTCGCGCAGGACGGGCAGGACGCGCTCCTCGATCCCGCGGGTCCACAGCGAGTACTCCGACTGCACCGCGGTGACGGGCTGTACGGCGTGGGCCCGGCGGATCGTGTCCGGGCCGGCCTCGGAGAGGCCGAAGGCTCGGACCTTGCCCTGGTCGATCAGCTCCTTGACAGCGCCGGCGGTCTCCTCGATCGGCGTGTTCGGGTCCACCCGGTGCTGGTAGTACAGGTCGATGTGGTCGGTGCCCAGCCGCTTGAGGGAGCCCTCGACCGCGGCGCGGATGTTCGCCGGGCTGGAGTCCAGGTTCCACGCGCCTTCACCGGCGTGCGAGACCAGGCCGAACTTGGTGGCCAGCACCACCTTGTCCCGGCGCCCCTTCAGCGCCCGCCCCATCAGCTCCTCGTTGGTGTAGGGGCCGTAGATCTCGGCGGTGTCGATGAGCGTGACGCCGAGCTCCAGCGCCCGGTGCACGGTCCTGATCGACTCCGCGTCATCGGTGCCCGAGCCGGTATAGCCGTGGGACATGCCCATGGCGCCCAGACCGATCCGGGAGACCTCCAGGTCACGCAGCTTGATGTACCGCATCTCGTCCTCTTCCGATCATGGTGTTACCCGGTCTCTCACTCTCGCCCGGGCCGGCAGGTCGTGCCGGTCGAAGCCCGAGCGGCGCGAGGGGCCGGCTCTTCCTCATTCACCCTCGCCCGGATCGCTCCGGGGTGGCAGGGCGGGCTCTTCGGGGGTAATGACAGGGCCCCCCTCCCGCCCGCATAGCCGGTGCCCGGCGGGTGAGACTGGAGTCATGGCATCCCAGAGCGTGCACAGCGAGGGCGCCGAGCTGGGCCGCTACCTGCGCGCCCGCCGCACCCAGACCAGCCCCGAACACGTCGGCCTGACCGTCGGCGCCGGCATCCGCCGCACCCCCGGCCTGCGCCGCGAGGAGCTGGCCACCCTCGCGGGCATCAGCATCGACTACTACGTACGCCTGGAACGCGGCAAGGAGACCCGACCCAGCCCCGCCGTCCTCGACTCCCTCGCCCGCGCCCTGCACATGGACGACCAGGAACACCAGCACCTGCGCGAGCTCGCCGCCCGGGCGGCCCGGTACGCGCCCGAACCGCCCCCGGCCCCGAGCCGCACCGTGCGCCCCCACCTGAAGCTCCTGCTGGAGTCGCTGCGCCCCAACCCCGCCTACGTGATCAGCCGCAGCATGGACATGCTGGCCTGGAACCCCGGCGGCCTGGCCCTCTACGCGGGCCTGGAGGGCTGGCCGGTCAAGCACCGCAACCTCGCCCGCTACCTCTTCCTCCATCCGGCCGCGCGTGACCTGTTTCCGGACTGGGACCGCCAGGTCACCGGCTGTGTCGCCCGGCTGCGCGCCGTCGCCGGCACCGCCCCCGACGCCCCCGACCTGACCAACCTGGTCGGCGAACTGCTTCTGAAAAGCGCCGACTTCGCGGGCCTGTGGGAACGCTACGAAGTCACCGGCCGCAAGCCCGCGCAGAAGATCTTCCAGCACCCCCAGGTCGGGACCGTCACCCTCGCCTCGCAGTCATTGCACGTGGAAGGCACCCCGGGGCAGCGCATCGGTGTCTACACCGCCGAACCCGGCACCCCCGAGCACGACGCCCTGCTCCTGCTCGACATGGCTGCATCGGCCACCTCGGCGTACAACACGGTGCCGCGGCCGAGCTGACCGTCTGCGTCTGCTCCGGCCCGTAGCCGACGTACGTCCTGCCGCCGCCGTCGGCCGCTATCGCGCCTGCGCCGTCTCCGGGCGTCGTCGCATCACATACGCCGCCCCCGCTCCCGCGCCGAACAGCGCCGCCACCGAGACCGCCGTCGCCAGCCAGGTCGCCCCCAGCCAGTGGGCGCCGAAGTAGCCGAGGGCGACGCTGTACGCGGCCCAGGACAGGCCCGCGAGGGCGGACCAGGGGAGGAAGTCACGGGCCCGGCGGTGGGCGGTGCCGGCGAGGAGGGAGACCACCGAGCGGCCGGCGGGGGCGAAGCGGGCGAGGACCACCAGGGCCCCGCCGCCCGCGGAAAGCGCGTCGCCGAGACGTTCCTGCGCCGTGGTGAGGCGACGCGAGCGGGCGATCGCACGGTCGAGGCGCTCACCGCCCCGGAAGGCGAGGCGGTACGCCGCCAGGTCGCCCAGGACGGAGGCGGTCGTCGCGCAGAGGATCAGGGCCATCACGTCCGGGACCTTGCCGGTCGCCGCACTGCCCGCGGCCGCGGCCGTCGCGGCCGTGATGACCAGCACCCCGCTGGGCAGCACCGGCACGAACACGTCGAGGAGCACCGACAGCGCGACCATGACGTAGATCCATGGACTGCCGGTCAGTGACCCCAGATTCTCCAGCACTGCGACTCCCCGTGATTCCCCCGTAGACAGCCATACAGCGTACGCCGGGGCAGGGACAGGAGATTCACGGGGGGCTCATGAGATGGGTGCGGCATGTTCACCCGGCTGCCGCGTCCCAACGCGCCGGTGCCCTCCCCCACGGACGCGGGGGAGGGCACCGTACGCGATCGCCTCAGACGGCCACGGGCTCCGCCGCCGGCTTCCGTTCCTCGGCCGAGCGCTTCGCGAACAGCCGGTCGAGGCCGAACGCGCCGGACCCGGTGAACACCAGCAGCAGGAAGGCCCAGCTGAACATCGCCGCGGCCTCGCCGCCGTTCTCCATGGGCCACAGGGCCATGGGCTGGTGCACCTTGAAGTACGCGTACGCCATGGATCCCGCGGCGATGAACGCGGCGACGCGCGTGCCGAGGCCGAGCATCACGAGGCCGCCGCCGACGAGCTGGATCACGGCCGCGTACCAGCCGGGCCAGGTGCCCGCTTCGAGGGTGCCGCCGTCGGTGCCCGAGGCACCGCCGAGGACACCGAAGAGGGAGGCGGCGCCGTGACAGAGGAAGAGCAGGCCGACGACGATGCGGTAGAGGCCGAGGGCGTATGGCTGGGCGCTGTTCAGGCGTCCGGTCATTGTGGGGGACTCCTTCGGTCGGGTCGGTCCCACAGGGGGGTCGCCCCAGGGGGATGGAACCGAGTGAGCCATCCACGTTAGGTGTCCCTAATCGATGCTTGCAAGTTCAACATTTGGCCACTCGTTTGCCTCTGTGGTCCCTCCTGTTTCGCCCGCCGTCGCACGTAGAACGGCTCTCGCCACCGCATCGGCGTCCGAAAGCGTGACCGAATCCACCCCTGGCCGGGCGCCGGCCGCGGTCACCCAGTGCACCCCCTCCGTGGGCACGCCGAAGGCGAACCGCCTTGGGTGTGCCCGTCCTTGACGGTCAATCAGGTGATATGGCCGCCGGGTGACGTCCAGGCCGCCGGTCTCGTAACCGTCCACGGTGTGCGGGCGGCACTGGCCCGTCTTCAGCAGCCGGGTGAGCAAGTCGTCGGCGGTGCGCCGCAGATCCGGTTCCGGAAGGCGCGCCTCTATGAGGGTCGTCACGTGGACGGCGGACCCTGGTACCTCAGGGGAGCGGGCCACCCACGTGCCCTCTGCCTCGCGGACCTCCAGGCGTGGGCCCAGCACGTCCACGGTGCCCGCTTCGATCAGCGCGGTCAGTTCCTCGATGCGGCGGCGGGGCGGGCCGATGGAGAGGAAGGCGTTGAGAGGGGTGTACCAGCGGTCCAGGTGGTCCCGGCGGGACGGGCCCGGGAGGCCGCCGTGGTCGACGATCTGCCGCAGTTCGTTGCGCAGGTCCCGCAGGACGTCGAGGGCCGCCTTCAGAGGGCCGGCCACATTGCCGAGCGCGGCCTCGGCGGCGTCCTGGCGCAGATGGCCGAGGAGCCAGTGCCGCCAGCTGCCGGGGTCCGTGAAGGTCTGCCCGGTGTACGGCCGTGAAATGCGGTCCCAGGACCAGCGGTTGGCGTGCGGGATGCCGAACTCGTCCAGTACGGCGGCCTCTTCGGGACCGCGGTGGTCCGTGGCGAGGAAGCGGTCCCTGAACTCCCCGTCCTCGACGAGGGCTTCGTAGTAGACCGTCTCCACCTCCTTCGCGACCAGCGGCCATATCTCCGTGAGGAAGTCGGGGGCCTCGCCGGAGTCGGCACGTTTGCGGAAGCGGGCGATCGTCTCGTCGGTGAGGACGAGGGGGAGGTGGCGGCCGTAGGGGCCCTTGGCGTTGTCGCCGCGTGCCTGGTACGGGACGCCGCGGCGCGAACCGGCGTACAGGCGCGGTTCGTTGCCGGAGGGCAGATAGCGCAGGGTGCCGGTGTCCGAGCGGACGAAACGGCCACCGCGGCCGGTGGTCAGCAGGGCCATGTGGTCGAAGAAGTTCAGGCCAAGGCCGCGCAGCAGCACCGGTTCGTGCGGCCGTATGCGGGACAGGTCCACGTCGGCCGGGTTGGCGGGCGGGACGTGGCGCAGACCGTGGCGTTCGGCGTGGGCGGTGTGGCCGCGCTGGGGCGCGTCGGCGACGACCGGCAGATGTCCTTGGGCGAGCGCCACGGCCGACAGTCCGTACAGCACGGTCCCGTCGTCCAGCGTCACCGTCTGCCGCCCGTCGACGCCGTCATCGACCCGCACGGCCCGCGCCGCGTGCACCTCCACACCCACCGCCCCGGGCGCCTGCCGCACGATCCGAGCGAACACCCACTCCAGATAACGCCCGTACTGAACACGGCTGGGATAGTCATCGGGCCCGAGCGGGCCGCAGGCGGCCGAGCCCGTGCCGGCCCCCGCCTCCCCCTCGGCCCCGCACCCCGTCCCCCACCGCCCGCAAGCCCACTCGTGCAGGCTCGGCCCCCGGCGTATCGGGCCCGCGCAGTCCACGGTCTCGTCGGTGAAGAGGGTGACCTGGGAGGCCACCGTGTTCATCAGGAGGTCGGGGGACTGAGTGGGGCGCCATACGCGGCCGGGTCCCGGTGGGGACGGGTCGATGACGTGGACCGTCAAGTGGGTGCCGGGCGGAAGGAGTTCGGGGGCGGAGGCGCAGAGGCGTTCCAGGACGCTGGTGCCGCGAGGCCCCGCGCCGACCAGGGCGACGGAGACGGGCGCGTGGTCCGTGGTCGGTGCGGGCAAGAGCGGGACTCCCGGGCGTGTGGGGCGCGTGGCGGAGCCGTGGAGCTCCACCGGAAGCGGACGGTCCGCCTCATCATGCCGCCGGGAGTAGGGGGTGCCGAGCCTGGGAGGCCTGGACTGTGGGATGCATCACGCGCATCCCGTGCCACGGGCACAACAAACGGCCGGAAGGGGGCGATTACCGGGCGAGCCGGGTCGCCTCGCGCCCGCTCCCGCCGGTGAGTTCCGACTCCGAGACCGTCACCAGTCGCGTCCGCCCCTCGCCCGACTCCCGCGCCTGATCCAGCCGCAGCCGCGCCGAACGCCCGCTCAGCGTCAGCGTCATGAGCTGGTTGCCGAACCACGGGCCGCCCGTGTGCCGCCAGGAGACCGGCGGTTGCTCACAGCCGCCGTGCCGGGCGAGCAGCCGCCCGAGTGCCCGCGCGGTCGCGCTCCAGCCGAAGCGGAAGCCGAACCGGATATAGCTGGGCACCGAGTTGTGGACGGGGGAGCAGGTGAGCTGGAGGACGCGGGCCTCGGGTCCGTCGGAGTGCCACTTCGGCTCGGCCACGTACGCGTGGTGCACGTCCCCCGACAGCACCAGAACCGTCGCCGGCGCCTCGGGCCCCGAGCCCACCTCGGCGATCAGGTCCGCCAGCGCCGCGAAGGACTCCGGGAACGCCGCCCAGTGCTCCAGGTCCGCCTTCCGCCGCAGATTCTCCCCGAACCGGGCCCAGCGCGCCCCTCGGTCCCCCCGGCACAGCGCGGCGTCCCACGCCTCGGCATGGTGCACCAGATGCGGCAGCAGCCAGGGCAGCGAGGTGCCGATCAGGAGATGGTCGTAGGAGGCGCGCTCCTCCAGCATTTGTCCGCGCAGCCACTCGGCCTCGCCGGGGTCCAGCATCGAGCGGTTCTCCTCGTCGAGGACGCGGGCCGCGCGGGAGTCCACCATGAGCAGGCGCACCCGGCCGAAGTCGCGCCGGTAACTCCAGCGCACGGAGGCCGCGTCGGCCTCGGCCCGGCAGGCGAAGTCGCGCAACTCGTCGGTGCCGTCCGGGGATCGTCGTACGACGGCGTAGAGCGGGTCGGCGGCGAGCTCGGCCGGGGGGAGGTTGCCCAGGTGCTGGTAGACCCAGTACGACATCAGGCCGCTCAGCAGCCGCTCCCGCCACCAGGAGACTTCGCGCATGTCCTCGACCCAGGAGGCGGAGGTGTTCCAGTCGTCGATGACGTCGTGGTCGTCGAAGATCATGCAGCTGGGCACGGTGGACAGCAGCCAGCGCACCTCGGGGTCGAGCCAGGACTCGTAGTAGAGGTGGGTGTACTCCTCGTAGTCCGCCACCTGGTTGCCCGGCGGGTCGCTCAGATCGCGGCGTGCGGCCAGCCAGCTCTGGGTGGACCGTGAGGTCTCGTCGGCGTAGACCTGGTCGCCCAGCAGCAGGAGGACGTCCGGCCGTTCGCCCTCCGGGTCGGCGGCGATACGGGCCGCGAGGGTGTCCAGGGCGTCGGGGCCCACGGGGTCCTTCTCGCCCTTCGGGGGCGAGGCCCAGCGGCAGGAGCCGAAGGCGACGCGGACAGTGTCCGTGCCGGCGGGCGTGTGGATGACGGACGCTGGGAACGGCGACTCGGGCAGGGGCCACACGCGCGTGCCGTCCAGGAACACCTCGTACGACCGCTCGGTGCCCGGCGCCAGGCCGTCGACCGGGACGAGGGCGTAGTAGTGGCCCGCGATCTGGAAGGTGGGGGCCTCGCCGCCGGTGCCGTCCGAGCAGCGCACCTCGGCGGTGCACGGACGGCTCGTCTCGACCCACACGGTCGCGGACGAGCCGTCGACGTACCTGAGCAGTGGTCCCAGCCGCAGTTCGGCCACGTGATCCTCCTCCGTCGCCCCGTACGGTACGGAACGGCGGAGGTCCGCGGGGAGGTTCCGTTACGGAATCGTCAGCAGTTGGCGAGGTAGCTCGTGAGCGCGCTCTTCTCCGCCGAGTCGACGGAGAGACCGTAGTAGTACTTCACCTGGACCCAGGCGCGGACGTAGGTGCAGCGGTACGAGGTGACCGACGGCATCCACGTGGCAGGGTCCTGGTCGCCCTTCGCCTGGTTGACGTTGTCCGTCACCGCGATGAGCTGCGGGCGGGTCAGGTCGTTGGCGAAGGCCTGGCGCCGGGCCGTGGTCCAGCCACTGGCGCCGGAGTCCCAGGCCTCGGCGAGCGGGACCAGGTGGTCGATGTCGAGGTCGGAGGCGACGGTCCAGGTGGCGCCGTCGTACACGGAGTACCAGCTGCCGCTGGTCGCGGCACAGGCGGAGTCCTGGACGACGTTCGTGCCGTCGCGCTTGAGCACGACCTCACGGGTGTTGCAGGTGCCGGACTGGGTGATCCAGTGCGGGAAGAGATCGCGGTCGTAGCCGGTGCGGTTCTCGGTGGCCACGGTGAGCGAGGCGAGGTAGGTGCGGGCGGTGGCCGCGCTGACCGGCGTGGGAAGGGCGGCGGAGGCGGTCGGGCCGTTGAGGACCGCGACGGAGGCTATGAGGGCGGTGAGCGCTCCGAGTATGCTGAGCCGTCGACGCGCGTAGAACTTCGACATGCGAACTCCCTTGGGGGGCGGGGATGTTGAAGCGCGAGCGAGGGAATGCTCGCGGCTCCGCGTTGCGGGGAGGTGTGCGTTCGGTAAGAAGTTAGTGACGCGTACATGACACGACAAGGTTTACGACGAAACGATCACGTACGATGGGGGGCGTTGAAGGGGAGTAGCTCTTCGCCGGACCGTCGACATACTGCTCAGCTCGTCTGAGCCGGCGCCCGGAGGCAGGTCGCGTGCGGCCCGCCAGCGAGACCTTCGGCCAGTAGTGCACTGACTGTGTGCTGCCGTGCCGAGGCGTCGTTTCGCAGGAACACTCTCGGTGGGGCAGCCCCGACCGATTGAGGACCCTTGATCAGCTTCACCGTGACGGCCGTCGTCTTCGGCGTCGTCTTCCTCGCCGAACTGCCGGACAAGACCGCGCTCGCCGGCCTCGTCCTCGGCACCCGTTACCGCGCCTCCTACGTCTTCGCGGGCGTCGCCGCCGCCTTCGCGCTGCATGTCGCGCTCGCCGTGGCGGCCGGCAGCGTGCTGACCCTGCTGCCGCAGCAGATCGTGCAGGCGCTGACGGGCGTGCTCTTCCTCGGCGGCGCGGCCGTCCTGCTGCTGAGGAAGGGCGAGGGCGACGAGGAGATCCGCAGGCCCGAGGACCAGTCGTTCTGGAAGGTCGCCGGGGCCGGGTTCATGCTCATCCTGGTCGCCGAGTTCGGGGACCTGACCCAGATCATGACGGCGAACCTCGCGGCCCGTTACGACGACCCGCTCTCCGTCGGTCTCGGCGCGGTGCTCGCGCTGTGGGCGGTGGCCGGTCTCGGCATCGTCGGCGGAAAGGCGCTGATGAAGCGGGTCCCGCTCAAGATCGTCACCAGGGTCGCGGCGCTGCTGATGCTGGGGCTCGGGCTGTGGAGCCTGTGGGAGGCCGTGGCCGGATGAGCTGAACGGTGGGTGAACTGATCCGGGCGGTTTCCGGGGATGGTGGCGGGAACCCGCCGGATTTTGTACCGTGGAGAAACAAAGTGGCTCCCGCCCGTTTTCCCTGACCGGCGGGCGGGGCCGCCTTGTCCCTCCGGGGGGTGCGGGGGAGACACCTCCGAAGCCCCACGTCCCGCGTCTTGGAGCTGCCGATGACGGCCACCGCCGCCCCCACCGTGCTCACCGCCCGCGCCCTCCTGCTCGACATGGACGGCACCCTCGTCAACTCCGACGCCGTCGTGGAGCGCATCTGGCGCCGCTGGGCCGAACGCCAAGGACTGGACGCCGACGAGGTCATGAAGGTCGTCCACGGCCGCCAGGGGCACGCGTCGATGGCGATCCTGCTGCCCGACCGGCCCATGGAGCAGAACCTCGCGGACAACGCGCGCATGCTCGCGGAGGAGACCGCCGACATGGACGGTGTCGTGGCGATACCGGGCGCGCCCGAGTTCCTGGCCTCCCTGCGGGACCTGCCTCACGCGCTGGTGACCTCGGCCGACGTCCCGCTGTCCACGGCCCGGATGGCGGCCGCGGGGCTGGGGCTGCCCGATGTCCGTGTCACCGCCGAGTCCGTGGGGGCGAGCAAGCCGGACCCCGAGGGCTTCCTGAAGGGAGCGGCGGAGCTGGGTGTCGCGCCCGCCGACTGCATCGTCTTCGAGGACTCCGGGGCGGGAATCGCCGCCGGCAAGGCGGCCGGGATGAGGGTCGTGGGAGTCGGGGCGCGAGCCGCGGTGCACGGGCCGGATGTGGTGGTGGAGGATCTGACGCGGGTGAGGGTGGAAGCGCAGGCAGACGGCATGCTCCGGATCTACGTGAAGTAAGAGTTTTTAGGGGCGCGGGGCTGTGCCTGTCTGCGGCTACCGCCGCGTGGGCGCGACCAGCCCCCACCGCCCCGCATCCGCAAAATCAC includes:
- a CDS encoding alkaline phosphatase D family protein; the protein is MAELRLGPLLRYVDGSSATVWVETSRPCTAEVRCSDGTGGEAPTFQIAGHYYALVPVDGLAPGTERSYEVFLDGTRVWPLPESPFPASVIHTPAGTDTVRVAFGSCRWASPPKGEKDPVGPDALDTLAARIAADPEGERPDVLLLLGDQVYADETSRSTQSWLAARRDLSDPPGNQVADYEEYTHLYYESWLDPEVRWLLSTVPSCMIFDDHDVIDDWNTSASWVEDMREVSWWRERLLSGLMSYWVYQHLGNLPPAELAADPLYAVVRRSPDGTDELRDFACRAEADAASVRWSYRRDFGRVRLLMVDSRAARVLDEENRSMLDPGEAEWLRGQMLEERASYDHLLIGTSLPWLLPHLVHHAEAWDAALCRGDRGARWARFGENLRRKADLEHWAAFPESFAALADLIAEVGSGPEAPATVLVLSGDVHHAYVAEPKWHSDGPEARVLQLTCSPVHNSVPSYIRFGFRFGWSATARALGRLLARHGGCEQPPVSWRHTGGPWFGNQLMTLTLSGRSARLRLDQARESGEGRTRLVTVSESELTGGSGREATRLAR
- a CDS encoding VTT domain-containing protein translates to MLENLGSLTGSPWIYVMVALSVLLDVFVPVLPSGVLVITAATAAAAGSAATGKVPDVMALILCATTASVLGDLAAYRLAFRGGERLDRAIARSRRLTTAQERLGDALSAGGGALVVLARFAPAGRSVVSLLAGTAHRRARDFLPWSALAGLSWAAYSVALGYFGAHWLGATWLATAVSVAALFGAGAGAAYVMRRRPETAQAR
- a CDS encoding TMEM165/GDT1 family protein, which encodes MISFTVTAVVFGVVFLAELPDKTALAGLVLGTRYRASYVFAGVAAAFALHVALAVAAGSVLTLLPQQIVQALTGVLFLGGAAVLLLRKGEGDEEIRRPEDQSFWKVAGAGFMLILVAEFGDLTQIMTANLAARYDDPLSVGLGAVLALWAVAGLGIVGGKALMKRVPLKIVTRVAALLMLGLGLWSLWEAVAG
- a CDS encoding aldo/keto reductase; amino-acid sequence: MRYIKLRDLEVSRIGLGAMGMSHGYTGSGTDDAESIRTVHRALELGVTLIDTAEIYGPYTNEELMGRALKGRRDKVVLATKFGLVSHAGEGAWNLDSSPANIRAAVEGSLKRLGTDHIDLYYQHRVDPNTPIEETAGAVKELIDQGKVRAFGLSEAGPDTIRRAHAVQPVTAVQSEYSLWTRGIEERVLPVLRELNIGLVPFSPLGRGFLTGTVRSIDQFDENDFRRDNPRFTGENFQRNLALADEVKALAAEVGATPAQVALAWLLAQGDDIAPIPGTKRVSRVEENTAADAVTLTAEQLDKLSSLPPAAGDTHTEAQAQMLER
- a CDS encoding DUF2277 domain-containing protein, with the protein product MCRSIKTLRPPVLPEEATEEEIRAAALQYVRKVSGFRAPAAHNQEVFDRAVEVIAEATAELLAGLEVRGAARREAG
- a CDS encoding helix-turn-helix transcriptional regulator; its protein translation is MASQSVHSEGAELGRYLRARRTQTSPEHVGLTVGAGIRRTPGLRREELATLAGISIDYYVRLERGKETRPSPAVLDSLARALHMDDQEHQHLRELAARAARYAPEPPPAPSRTVRPHLKLLLESLRPNPAYVISRSMDMLAWNPGGLALYAGLEGWPVKHRNLARYLFLHPAARDLFPDWDRQVTGCVARLRAVAGTAPDAPDLTNLVGELLLKSADFAGLWERYEVTGRKPAQKIFQHPQVGTVTLASQSLHVEGTPGQRIGVYTAEPGTPEHDALLLLDMAASATSAYNTVPRPS
- a CDS encoding FAD/NAD(P)-binding protein, which encodes MPAPTTDHAPVSVALVGAGPRGTSVLERLCASAPELLPPGTHLTVHVIDPSPPGPGRVWRPTQSPDLLMNTVASQVTLFTDETVDCAGPIRRGPSLHEWACGRWGTGCGAEGEAGAGTGSAACGPLGPDDYPSRVQYGRYLEWVFARIVRQAPGAVGVEVHAARAVRVDDGVDGRQTVTLDDGTVLYGLSAVALAQGHLPVVADAPQRGHTAHAERHGLRHVPPANPADVDLSRIRPHEPVLLRGLGLNFFDHMALLTTGRGGRFVRSDTGTLRYLPSGNEPRLYAGSRRGVPYQARGDNAKGPYGRHLPLVLTDETIARFRKRADSGEAPDFLTEIWPLVAKEVETVYYEALVEDGEFRDRFLATDHRGPEEAAVLDEFGIPHANRWSWDRISRPYTGQTFTDPGSWRHWLLGHLRQDAAEAALGNVAGPLKAALDVLRDLRNELRQIVDHGGLPGPSRRDHLDRWYTPLNAFLSIGPPRRRIEELTALIEAGTVDVLGPRLEVREAEGTWVARSPEVPGSAVHVTTLIEARLPEPDLRRTADDLLTRLLKTGQCRPHTVDGYETGGLDVTRRPYHLIDRQGRAHPRRFAFGVPTEGVHWVTAAGARPGVDSVTLSDADAVARAVLRATAGETGGTTEANEWPNVELASID
- a CDS encoding DoxX family protein, with amino-acid sequence MTGRLNSAQPYALGLYRIVVGLLFLCHGAASLFGVLGGASGTDGGTLEAGTWPGWYAAVIQLVGGGLVMLGLGTRVAAFIAAGSMAYAYFKVHQPMALWPMENGGEAAAMFSWAFLLLVFTGSGAFGLDRLFAKRSAEERKPAAEPVAV
- a CDS encoding HAD-IA family hydrolase, whose amino-acid sequence is MTATAAPTVLTARALLLDMDGTLVNSDAVVERIWRRWAERQGLDADEVMKVVHGRQGHASMAILLPDRPMEQNLADNARMLAEETADMDGVVAIPGAPEFLASLRDLPHALVTSADVPLSTARMAAAGLGLPDVRVTAESVGASKPDPEGFLKGAAELGVAPADCIVFEDSGAGIAAGKAAGMRVVGVGARAAVHGPDVVVEDLTRVRVEAQADGMLRIYVK
- a CDS encoding HNH endonuclease family protein, producing MSKFYARRRLSILGALTALIASVAVLNGPTASAALPTPVSAATARTYLASLTVATENRTGYDRDLFPHWITQSGTCNTREVVLKRDGTNVVQDSACAATSGSWYSVYDGATWTVASDLDIDHLVPLAEAWDSGASGWTTARRQAFANDLTRPQLIAVTDNVNQAKGDQDPATWMPSVTSYRCTYVRAWVQVKYYYGLSVDSAEKSALTSYLANC